Proteins found in one Clostridia bacterium genomic segment:
- a CDS encoding site-specific integrase, whose translation MKIPKIRKLASGAYTCQLRINGQSISITDYDKKKVERLAVGYKTGIIKARRAPERITVGEAVNRYAEEKRNILSPATVREYKRVARTDLADIAYMPIEAIAKQRPLQRFINDFAADHSPKSVLNVYSLLTAALKNAGADLSDISVTLPEKHKTRQRTPTERDISRLIASITGTPLEVPVYLAAFGSLRRSEICALRREDIADTGVWITKACVRNDKNKWIIKVPKEVESARHAALPPAVVKKLKALPENSPVTQLNPNQITMRFNRLLKKEGIPAFRFHDLRAYWASVAHAAGMPDYYLMKNGGWSTMETPRKHYMRDMSELITPAQDAAQSHFESLLEAEKEEKKIKLVL comes from the coding sequence ATGAAGATACCGAAAATAAGAAAGCTAGCGTCAGGCGCGTACACTTGCCAGCTTCGCATAAACGGGCAAAGCATAAGTATAACCGATTATGACAAAAAGAAAGTTGAACGGCTTGCCGTGGGATATAAAACGGGCATAATAAAAGCCCGCCGTGCGCCGGAACGTATAACCGTAGGCGAAGCGGTCAACAGATACGCGGAAGAAAAGCGCAACATACTTTCACCGGCCACGGTAAGAGAATATAAGCGCGTAGCACGCACTGACCTTGCCGACATTGCATATATGCCCATTGAGGCAATAGCGAAGCAAAGGCCGCTTCAGCGTTTCATAAATGACTTTGCCGCCGACCATTCGCCTAAGAGCGTTCTCAATGTTTATAGCCTGCTCACAGCCGCATTAAAAAACGCCGGAGCCGATTTGAGCGATATAAGCGTAACGCTCCCCGAAAAGCATAAGACAAGGCAGCGCACACCCACGGAACGCGATATAAGCCGCCTTATCGCCTCTATAACGGGCACTCCGCTTGAGGTGCCCGTATACCTTGCCGCGTTCGGTTCGCTGCGCAGAAGCGAAATTTGCGCCCTCAGGCGCGAAGATATAGCCGATACGGGCGTATGGATAACAAAAGCGTGCGTTAGAAACGATAAAAACAAATGGATCATAAAAGTGCCGAAAGAAGTTGAAAGCGCACGACATGCCGCGCTGCCGCCTGCCGTTGTAAAAAAGCTGAAGGCCTTGCCGGAAAACAGCCCCGTCACGCAGTTAAACCCTAATCAAATCACTATGCGCTTTAATAGACTGCTCAAAAAAGAGGGAATACCCGCGTTCCGCTTCCACGATCTGCGCGCATATTGGGCAAGCGTAGCACACGCGGCAGGAATGCCGGATTATTACTTGATGAAAAACGGCGGATGGTCTACCATGGAAACGCCGCGTAAACATTATATGCGCGATATGTCGGAGCTTATAACACCGGCGCAAGACGCCGCGCAGAGCCATTTTGAAAGCCTTCTCGAAGCGGAAAAAGAGGAGAAAAAAATAAAGCTTGTTTTGTGA
- a CDS encoding sigma-70 family RNA polymerase sigma factor — protein METSKEHMALMVQGGHTEYLTPLWEAVERLCIKLMREYARRLALPNWIDAEDVVQCAYFGFLNAVKAYDPYKGFAFTAYLSLHLRTAAVRRSGLPLRKKPYTEVSGDAPINDDESLILWDALPDERAGDAFDAVELSDAQEKVRAAMLRLTKRQRHILELHFWHGVTFTDIAKAEGRSVSYIAGRCTAALLKLRRAPELRGLWEEYRRHYDGREWQTRHMWTQSAEYAAVRREIAREAAQRYLSYGKRQAMLKAAYDRFSEDLQSRADHDE, from the coding sequence TTGGAAACGAGCAAGGAACACATGGCGCTTATGGTGCAGGGGGGGCATACGGAGTATTTAACGCCGCTGTGGGAAGCGGTGGAACGGCTGTGCATAAAGCTCATGCGCGAATATGCGCGGCGGCTTGCCCTGCCGAATTGGATCGATGCTGAGGACGTCGTACAATGTGCATATTTCGGCTTTTTGAACGCGGTAAAGGCGTATGATCCATACAAAGGCTTTGCCTTCACGGCGTATTTGAGCCTGCATTTGCGCACGGCTGCCGTCAGACGCTCCGGCCTGCCGCTTCGCAAGAAGCCGTATACGGAAGTGAGCGGGGACGCGCCCATAAACGATGACGAAAGTCTTATTTTATGGGATGCGCTCCCCGATGAACGGGCAGGCGACGCCTTTGACGCGGTGGAGCTTTCGGACGCGCAAGAGAAGGTAAGGGCGGCAATGCTGAGACTTACGAAAAGGCAGCGTCACATATTGGAGCTCCACTTTTGGCACGGGGTAACGTTTACCGATATAGCAAAAGCGGAAGGCCGCAGCGTGTCATATATCGCAGGGCGGTGTACGGCAGCTTTGCTGAAGCTTAGGCGTGCTCCGGAGCTGCGGGGACTGTGGGAAGAATACAGGCGGCATTACGACGGGCGGGAATGGCAGACGCGGCATATGTGGACGCAATCCGCCGAATATGCGGCGGTAAGGCGTGAGATCGCGCGCGAAGCGGCGCAAAGGTATTTATCATACGGGAAGCGGCAAGCTATGTTAAAGGCAGCGTATGACCGCTTCAGCGAAGATCTTCAGAGCAGGGCGGATCATGACGAATAA
- a CDS encoding helix-turn-helix domain-containing protein: MAERTYTDEMRTNIQTARRAKLSPSARLLWVMLVDINNSAYWQEWFPASLSLLADYTGLKRHTVLRARNELIAGGFLAYRISGHKTTLYKLKKPLQQ, translated from the coding sequence ATGGCCGAAAGAACATATACGGACGAAATGAGGACAAATATTCAGACGGCGCGAAGGGCAAAGCTAAGTCCGAGCGCGCGGCTTTTGTGGGTAATGCTTGTTGATATAAACAATTCGGCATATTGGCAAGAATGGTTTCCCGCTTCTTTAAGCCTGCTTGCGGATTATACGGGGCTGAAGCGGCACACGGTACTTCGTGCGCGAAACGAGCTTATAGCGGGCGGATTCTTGGCGTACCGAATAAGCGGCCATAAAACGACGCTGTACAAGCTCAAAAAGCCGCTTCAACAATAA
- a CDS encoding AAA family ATPase, translating to MNVLNAQDIEQAIIGAILIDGEKGIITAAETINADDFSTPEYRDIYEAASELFDEGALIDPFTVTALLEKKGKPIDKRVWMNAMEAVPSTAGLYDYCLMLKEKNAQRRLYELSLQISEDLMTGKDSGEVADAILSELEAAKEKDTYAREAAYNSDLITLTQRLSSNEKVTVPTGLKMLDKALGDGFVKGGLYVLAARPAVGKTTVALTIAQNVAARGVPVLYVNMEMGADQIAARRVSREAHVQYFKILNGDMSEDEQSAVIDAIHRLKGSRFRLITGRPTTAQIRAQLRRMKEKAGLLVIDYIGLISRQSGDKRTRYDVMSDFSAELKQTAIKFNIPVLCLAQLNREAAKGEPEVFHLRDSGTIEQDADGVILLSQTETEGTRDKLGDFKCLKMNIAKNRHGRCGGVYADMYPATGVIKTKMF from the coding sequence ATGAACGTTCTTAATGCTCAAGACATAGAGCAGGCGATCATAGGGGCGATACTGATCGACGGCGAAAAAGGGATTATCACGGCGGCGGAAACGATAAACGCCGACGATTTTTCAACGCCGGAATACAGGGACATATACGAAGCCGCTTCCGAGCTTTTCGACGAAGGGGCTTTGATAGATCCGTTTACCGTTACGGCCTTGCTTGAGAAGAAGGGCAAGCCGATCGATAAAAGGGTATGGATGAATGCCATGGAAGCGGTGCCGTCAACGGCGGGGCTTTATGATTACTGCCTCATGCTGAAAGAGAAGAACGCGCAAAGACGGCTGTATGAGTTGAGCTTACAGATAAGCGAAGATCTCATGACCGGCAAGGACAGCGGCGAGGTTGCCGACGCTATATTGTCCGAGCTTGAAGCGGCAAAGGAAAAGGACACGTACGCGCGGGAAGCGGCTTATAATTCCGACCTTATCACGCTTACGCAGCGGCTTTCAAGCAATGAAAAGGTGACCGTGCCGACCGGCTTAAAGATGCTTGACAAGGCTTTGGGCGACGGCTTTGTAAAAGGCGGCCTTTATGTGCTGGCGGCGCGTCCGGCCGTGGGAAAAACGACAGTTGCGCTGACGATAGCGCAGAATGTGGCGGCGCGCGGCGTTCCCGTGCTGTACGTCAATATGGAGATGGGCGCGGATCAGATCGCGGCGCGGCGCGTATCGCGTGAAGCTCATGTACAGTACTTCAAGATCTTGAACGGGGATATGAGCGAGGACGAACAAAGCGCGGTCATAGACGCCATACATAGGCTTAAAGGCAGCCGCTTCCGTCTTATAACGGGAAGGCCTACGACGGCGCAGATACGCGCCCAGCTTCGCCGTATGAAGGAAAAAGCGGGGCTGTTGGTTATCGACTATATCGGCCTTATATCGCGTCAGAGCGGCGATAAACGCACGAGATACGACGTTATGAGCGATTTTTCGGCTGAACTGAAGCAGACGGCGATAAAGTTTAATATTCCCGTTTTATGCCTCGCCCAGCTCAACCGCGAAGCGGCAAAGGGCGAACCGGAAGTATTCCACCTTAGAGACAGTGGCACGATAGAGCAAGACGCAGACGGCGTTATACTGCTTTCGCAGACGGAAACGGAAGGAACGCGGGACAAGCTGGGCGATTTTAAGTGCCTTAAAATGAACATAGCGAAAAACAGGCACGGAAGATGCGGCGGTGTGTACGCGGATATGTACCCCGCAACGGGCGTAATAAAGACAAAGATGTTTTAA
- a CDS encoding helix-turn-helix transcriptional regulator: protein MTLEEQLKAIILEQYKSIRAFAQEIGVPYSTLDNILKRPNGINNAGVSLMLKIFNALNLDIESTQTGTLTPKMQTEIDPEPLIDAINKVLSEQIKEQICRKLRKNKSE from the coding sequence ATGACATTAGAAGAACAATTAAAAGCCATAATCTTAGAACAATACAAGAGCATACGCGCCTTTGCGCAAGAAATCGGCGTACCATACTCAACGCTTGATAATATCTTAAAGCGGCCAAACGGCATAAATAACGCCGGCGTAAGCCTCATGCTAAAAATTTTCAACGCATTAAACCTTGATATCGAAAGCACACAGACGGGCACCCTTACTCCAAAAATGCAGACGGAAATTGACCCCGAACCTTTAATTGATGCTATAAATAAGGTTTTAAGCGAACAAATAAAGGAACAAATCTGCCGAAAGCTACGGAAAAATAAAAGCGAATAA
- a CDS encoding XRE family transcriptional regulator, whose amino-acid sequence MKANLKAEMARAGVRNKDIQKVLGCSPKSVRNKICGVSEFSVAEALAIHKAFFSPLSIEYLFDEAADGRGVKTNETDTGRKSSCT is encoded by the coding sequence ATGAAAGCGAATTTAAAGGCGGAAATGGCGCGCGCGGGGGTGCGAAATAAAGACATTCAAAAGGTATTAGGGTGCTCCCCCAAAAGTGTGCGTAACAAAATCTGCGGCGTGTCGGAGTTTTCGGTTGCGGAAGCACTGGCAATTCACAAAGCGTTTTTCTCACCGCTGAGCATTGAATATCTCTTCGATGAAGCGGCAGACGGAAGGGGGGTGAAAACGAATGAGACAGACACGGGAAGAAAAAGCTCTTGTACGTGA